The following coding sequences lie in one Rutidosis leptorrhynchoides isolate AG116_Rl617_1_P2 chromosome 4, CSIRO_AGI_Rlap_v1, whole genome shotgun sequence genomic window:
- the LOC139841281 gene encoding DNA N(6)-methyladenine demethylase ALKBH1D-like, with the protein MKTMFKEASSYNPCDDNYHLDLINSNEKTTAYLCNKAKRFSLIRNDKVQGNHERLGEFLEKGMILLKNYVSVSDQVEIVNTCQKFGMGPGGFYRPVTRAGRRKNFQMMCFGRNWDPITRYDWKHRSDGSEAPPIPNQLMSLAVNSLLKAHDSYMPLMDPDICIVKFYTTTIGKLCLRQDRDESRSSLEGGLPVVSVTIGDSARFVYSYTGDMAHAKEILLQSGDVLIFGGESRLIHHGIKKIIPESAPFSLLQQTNLYHY; encoded by the exons atgaaaacaaTGTTCAAGGAG GCTTCGTCATATAATCCTTGCGATGATAATTATCATCTTGATTTGATCAACTCAAATGAAAAGACAACAGCATATCTATGTAATAAAGCAAAACGATTCAGTTTAATCCGAAATGATAAAGTACAGGGAAATCATGAAAGATTGGGGGAGTTTCTCGAAAAGGGAATGATTCTTTTGAAGAACTACGTCAGCGTGAGTGATCAG GTTGAAATTGTGAATACGTGTCAAAAATTTGGTATGGGTCCCGGGGGTTTCTACCGACCTGTAACCAGAGCTGGACGCAGAAAGAACTTTCAAATGATGTGTTTCGGTCGGAATTGGGACCCGATAACAAGATATGATTGGAAACACCGAAGTGACGGTTCTGAAGCACCACCCATTCCTAATCAACTCATGTCATTGGCTGTAAACTCACTTCTAAAAGCACATGATTCTTACATGCCTTTAATGGACCCGGACATTTGTATCGTCAAATTTTATACTACCACCATTGGAAAACTTTGTCTTCGTCAG GATCGGGATGAAAGCCGAAGTAGTCTGGAAGGAGGATTGCCGGTAGTTTCCGTCACCATTGGTGACTCTGCAAGATTCGTGTATAGTTATACCGGTGACATGGCCCATGCGAAGGAGATTTTGTTGCAATCGGGAGACGTATTGATATTCGGGGGAGAGTCTAGACTTATACATCATGGGATCAAGAAAATAATCCCAGAATCAGCTCCTTTCTCATTGCTTCAACAAACCAACCTC tatcattattaa